The nucleotide sequence ATAGATGGAAAGAGATTTGTAATAATTGGACATCAAAAAGGAAGAGATATGGAGTCTAATATATATAGAAACTTTGGGATGGCAAATCCAGAGGGATATAGAAAAGCTCTTCGTCTTATGAAGTTAGCAGAAAGATTTAAACTACCAGTTTTAACACTGATAGATACAGCTGGAGCATATCCAGGAATAGATGCAGAAAAACACGGGCAGGGAGAAGCGATAGCTAGAAACCTTATGGAAATGGCCGGTTTATCAACTCAAATTATAGCAATTGTTATTGGAGAAGGTGGGTCTGGAGGAGCATTAGCTCTAGGAGTTGCAGATAGAGTATTTATGCTTGAAAATAGTGTATATTCTGTAATATCACCGGAAGGATGTGCAGCAATTTTATATAAAGATGCATCTAAAGCATCACAGGCGGCAAATAATCTTAAAATATCAGCTAACCAATTAATAAAATTAGGGGTAGTAGATGATATTATAGAGGAACCTTTAGGGGGAGCTCATAGAGATCATGAGGCCATGGCTAAAAACATAAAAATAAAAGTATTAGAAGCTTATGCAGAAATAAAAGATCTTTCTATTGTGGAATTAAAAGATAATAGATATGAAAAATTTAGAAAAATGGGTGAAGTAAATCAAGGGGTATAGATAAAAAACCTCTTGAATAATTATAAAATTATTAGGAAATAACCGTAGAAGTTATATTTGAAGGGGTGTTTGGATTATGAAAAGAATAGCCATATTAACAAGTGGAGGAGATGCACCAGGAATGAATGCTGCCATTAGATCAGCAGCAAAGCTTGCATTTCACCATGAAATAGAAGTGTTTGGAATAAGAAGAGGTTATAAGGGGATGTTAGATAATGATATCTTTAAAATGACTAGTTCTGATGTAAGTGGAATTATAGACAGGGGAGGAACGGTGCTTTTAAGTGCTAGATTGCCTGAATTTAAAGATCCAGAAGTAAGGAAAATTGCTGCGGATAATTTAAAGGCTCACGAAATAGAGGGTCTTGTAGTTATCGGTGGAGACGGGTCGTTTCATGGAGCGGATCTTTTATACAAGGAACACGGAATTAAGGTTATTGGAATTCCAGGGACAATAGACAATGATATCATCGGAACAGATTTTACTATTGGATATGATACAACTTTAAATATAATCATAGAAGCTATGGTTAGGTTGAGAGATACTGCTACTTCTCACGAAAGAACTTACTTAGTAGAAGTAATGGGAAGAGATGCAGGAGATTTAGCACTATATGCATCATTAGCTGCAGGAGGAGATGGATTCTTCATACCAGAAGCCAACGATACAGTGCAAGATATAGCTGATGTTATAAAAGAGAGAAGAGCTATGGGTAAATTACATGACATTATCTTAGTTTCTGAAGGAGTGGGTTCAGCCTATGAAATCGGAAAAGAATTAAAGAAAATTGTAGAGACAGAGCTTAGAATAACTGTCTTGGGACATATTCAAAGAGGGGGATCACCATCTGCATTCGATAGAGTATTAGCAACAAAAATGGGTGCTAAAGCTATAAAAGAACTTATGGCAGGAGAAAGTGGAATGATGATTTGTTCTGAGAGTAATAAGATAACTACAAAATTCATTGATTATGCATGGAATGGAATCGTAGATGACACTCAAAAAAGAAAAGATATTGAATTAGCTCATATCTTAACTAAATAATATAATGCTGAGCAGAAGCTCATTTATAATAATTTTTACAAATTCAGGAGGAGAAGAATGAAAAAAACGAAAATCGTATGTACCATTGGTCCAAAATCAGAATCAAAGGAAATGTTAACTAGCTTATTAAAAGCTGGAATGAATGTAATGAGATTAAATTTTTCCCATGGAAACTATGTTGAACATGGTGGCAGAATAGATACAATGAGAGAAGTAATAAAGGAAACTGGAATTAAAGCAGCTATCCTTTTAGATACAAAAGGACCTGAGATCAGAACTATCAAATTAGAAGGTGGAGATGACGTAATCTTAGAAGCAGGTCAAGAATTTACAATTACAACTGATGAAACTATCGTTGGAAACAAGGATATAGTAGCAGTTACATATAAAGGATTAACAGAAGACTTAAAAGCTGGAAACACAATCTTATTAGATGACGGTTTAGTAGGACTTACAGTTAAAGAAGTTACTGGAAACAAGGTAATCTGTACTGTAAATAATACTGGAGCTTTAGGAGAAAATAAAGGTGTAAACTTACCAGGTGTATCTGTAAACTTACCAGCATTATCAGAAAAAGACATCAATGACCTTAAATTTGGTTGCGAACAAGGAGTAGACTTTGTAGCAGCTTCATTTATCAGAAAAGCTGATGATGTAAGAGCAGTAAGAAAAGTTTTAGATGATAATGGAGGAACTAAGATCCAAATTATATCTAAAATAGAAAACCAAGAGGGTGTTGATAACTTTGATGAGATCTTAGAATTATCTAACGCAATCATGGTAGCTAGAGGAGATTTAGGGGTAGAGATACCTGTAGAAGAGGTTCCATTCGCACAAAAAATGATGATCGACAAATGTAACGAAGCTGGAAAGATGGTAATTACAGCTACGCAAATGTTAGATTCAATGATCCAAAATCCAAGACCAACTAGAGCAGAAGCAGGAGACGTAGCCAATGCAATCTTAGATGGTACAGATGCAGTAATGCTTTCTGGAGAAACAGCTAAGGGTAAATATCCAGTAGAAGCTGTGTCTACAATGGCACAAATCTGTAGAAAGACAGATTCAGTAATGGGATATGTTCACCATGATTTCAGAGGAGATATGAGTATAACTGAAGCGGTTTCTAAAGGAACTGTAGAGGTAGCAGAGACGTTAAAGGCTAAATTAATTTTCGTAGCAACTGAAACTGGTAGAGCAGCTAGAAACTTAAGAAAATACTTCCCATCAGCATATATTGTAGCACTTACAAATAATGAAACTACAGCTAACCAACTTATGCTTACTAAGGGGGTTTACCCAGTGATGAATACAGATTCAGCAATCGACGATGATGTAAAAACTATCGAAGCATTTGCAGGATTTGCACAAATCATATCAAAGAGATATGTAGAGGCAGTAGCAGGAGATGTAGTAGTATTATCTTGTGGAGAAGAGTTATATAAGCCGGGAACTACAAATACTTTAAAAGTAATAACTATTAAATAATAAAAATTATATAAATATATGGAAAGGAGCTGAAATTTCAGCTTCTTTTTTATTTTAAGCAATAAAAAAGAAGGATTACACCTTCTTTAATAAATTATTGATATATTTTGAGGTTAAAATGTCGGTGCTATAATTCCTTTATATTTATCGATGATGAAGTTTTTTACTTTATCACTGTGAAGAGCCTTCATTAATGCTCCTACTTTTTCATTCTCTTTATTTTCTGTTTTAACCGCTACAATATTTGCATAAGGTGAGTCTTTTCCTTCTCTCAATATAGCGTCATTTACAGGATCGATACCAGCATCTAAAGCGTAATTACCGTTGATAAATGCACAATCTACATCCTGTAAAGATCTAGGGAGTTGAGCTGCATCAAGCTCTTTAAAGTTTAATTTTTTAGGGTTTTCTGTGATATCCAGTACTGTAGCTCTTAATCCGGCATTAGGATCTAATTTGATAAGACCGGTTTTTTCTAATATGATTAGCGCTCTTCCACCATTAGAAGGATCATTAGGAATAGCAATAGTAGCACCATCTTGCAGATCACTGATATCTTTTATCTTATCTGAAAAAAGGCTTAGGGGAGATACAAACACTCCTCCAACAGAACTTAGATCTAATCCTCTATCCTTTGAGAATGAATCTAAATATGGCAGATGCTGAAAAAAGTTAGCATCTATCTCTCCATCATTTAGAGCTTGATTAGGGGTAACATAATCGGTAAACTCAATAATTTCAAGCTGGATTCCTTCCTTGGCCAGATCATCTTTTATCAGGGTTAAAATTTCAGCATGGGGAGATGGTGATGCTCCTACTCTAAGAACGTTGTTTTCTGTAACTTCTTTCTTCCCACACCCAATAAATACAGCAATAAGTGTTAATAATAATATAATTTTTTTCATAATAAATTCCTCCCTGTCGCCTATGGCGAAGCTAATAACTTAAAAAAATAAGTTTAAAATATTTTTCTTTTTGCCACTAATTTACACCAATTAATTCGAATTAAAATATTTAATTTTTGTGTCTCTTTGTATTTTCATTTCTTCGTATTAACTTTCTTTCGTGAATATTAGTGTTCATTGGTGGCTATGTCAAAAATACTTTTACTTTCTTCTGGCCGTGATCTTACTGACAATACTATTTCCTGTAAATTGAACTATTTGAACCAGTATTATTATACTGATAACCGATATGATCATTATATCTACCTGGAACCTCTGGTATCCATATCTGATTGCTACATCTCCTAAACCACCTCCTCCGATGGCTCCTGCCATGGCAGAGTATCCGATTAAATTAATTATAGTCAGGGTGATACCGTGAATAAGGCTTGGAAGTGCCTCTGGTATCAACACTTTGGTGATAATTTCAAATTTAGATGCTCCCAATGAGATAGAAGCTTCTATAATCCCTCTATCCACTTCACTAACTGCTCCCTCGATAATCCTGGCAACAAATGGTGCTGCTGAGATAGAAAGAGGTACAATACTGGCTGTAGACCCTATAGTCGTTCCGATGATAAATCGTGATATAGGTAAAACCAAGATCATCAATATAATAAATGGAAAGGATCTTCCTATGTTTATAATAAGATCTAAAACTTTATTCAATTTGTTCATTGACAGTATATTACCAGGTTTTGTGACATATAATAATATTCCTGTGGGGATCCCTATGATCAGGGAAAATATCACTGAAAAGAACACCATGTATATAGTTTCATTAAATGCTGGTAGGAGTAAACTTATAATTTTATCCATTGTATAACACCTCAATTCCTAATTTATTTTGTTTTAGCCATTCGATACTTTTTAATTGCTTTTCCATCTCACCGCTGAGTTCCAATATGAGGTAACCGACACTTTTAGTTACTAATTTATTGATACTCCCAGCCAGGATACTGATATCTATATCAAACTTTCTAATTAATTGAGA is from Psychrilyobacter atlanticus DSM 19335 and encodes:
- a CDS encoding acetyl-CoA carboxylase carboxyltransferase subunit alpha, with protein sequence MEFEKKLKDIEIKIDELKEFSKEKEIDLSAEIEKLEAEKEMILSETYKNLSSWEKVSVARHPKRPYTLDYIGHIVEDFEELHGDRLFKDDPAIVGGIGKIDGKRFVIIGHQKGRDMESNIYRNFGMANPEGYRKALRLMKLAERFKLPVLTLIDTAGAYPGIDAEKHGQGEAIARNLMEMAGLSTQIIAIVIGEGGSGGALALGVADRVFMLENSVYSVISPEGCAAILYKDASKASQAANNLKISANQLIKLGVVDDIIEEPLGGAHRDHEAMAKNIKIKVLEAYAEIKDLSIVELKDNRYEKFRKMGEVNQGV
- the pfkA gene encoding 6-phosphofructokinase; protein product: MKRIAILTSGGDAPGMNAAIRSAAKLAFHHEIEVFGIRRGYKGMLDNDIFKMTSSDVSGIIDRGGTVLLSARLPEFKDPEVRKIAADNLKAHEIEGLVVIGGDGSFHGADLLYKEHGIKVIGIPGTIDNDIIGTDFTIGYDTTLNIIIEAMVRLRDTATSHERTYLVEVMGRDAGDLALYASLAAGGDGFFIPEANDTVQDIADVIKERRAMGKLHDIILVSEGVGSAYEIGKELKKIVETELRITVLGHIQRGGSPSAFDRVLATKMGAKAIKELMAGESGMMICSESNKITTKFIDYAWNGIVDDTQKRKDIELAHILTK
- the pykF gene encoding pyruvate kinase PykF; this encodes MKKTKIVCTIGPKSESKEMLTSLLKAGMNVMRLNFSHGNYVEHGGRIDTMREVIKETGIKAAILLDTKGPEIRTIKLEGGDDVILEAGQEFTITTDETIVGNKDIVAVTYKGLTEDLKAGNTILLDDGLVGLTVKEVTGNKVICTVNNTGALGENKGVNLPGVSVNLPALSEKDINDLKFGCEQGVDFVAASFIRKADDVRAVRKVLDDNGGTKIQIISKIENQEGVDNFDEILELSNAIMVARGDLGVEIPVEEVPFAQKMMIDKCNEAGKMVITATQMLDSMIQNPRPTRAEAGDVANAILDGTDAVMLSGETAKGKYPVEAVSTMAQICRKTDSVMGYVHHDFRGDMSITEAVSKGTVEVAETLKAKLIFVATETGRAARNLRKYFPSAYIVALTNNETTANQLMLTKGVYPVMNTDSAIDDDVKTIEAFAGFAQIISKRYVEAVAGDVVVLSCGEELYKPGTTNTLKVITIK
- a CDS encoding MetQ/NlpA family ABC transporter substrate-binding protein, whose product is MKKIILLLTLIAVFIGCGKKEVTENNVLRVGASPSPHAEILTLIKDDLAKEGIQLEIIEFTDYVTPNQALNDGEIDANFFQHLPYLDSFSKDRGLDLSSVGGVFVSPLSLFSDKIKDISDLQDGATIAIPNDPSNGGRALIILEKTGLIKLDPNAGLRATVLDITENPKKLNFKELDAAQLPRSLQDVDCAFINGNYALDAGIDPVNDAILREGKDSPYANIVAVKTENKENEKVGALMKALHSDKVKNFIIDKYKGIIAPTF
- a CDS encoding methionine ABC transporter permease; translated protein: MDKIISLLLPAFNETIYMVFFSVIFSLIIGIPTGILLYVTKPGNILSMNKLNKVLDLIINIGRSFPFIILMILVLPISRFIIGTTIGSTASIVPLSISAAPFVARIIEGAVSEVDRGIIEASISLGASKFEIITKVLIPEALPSLIHGITLTIINLIGYSAMAGAIGGGGLGDVAIRYGYQRFQVDIMIISVISIIILVQIVQFTGNSIVSKITARRK